TCGGTCGTGCTCGGGGATCAAGAGGGTCGAGTCGATGCCCGTCATGTGGTGTCCTTATTAAAAGCCTGGGTCGGGTGGAGGAAGTTTTCCTAGTGACGCTACCGCAGCGCGCCCCTACGGCCTGTAATCGTGGTCGGGGATCTGCCGGAACGCGAGGATTTCTCGGCTCTGCGGGCTCGCCTCCGGCAGCCGGAAGATGTGGGCGACGTGGCCCTGTGGCCAGAGGCGCACGTAGTTGTCTTCACCGGCGGTCCACACGTAGGTCGCCCCCGTGATCAGGTCGTGAACTGGGAGGGATTCGCCTGGGTGCCGACCAATGGCTTCGGCGTTGACTGCGACCATACCTTCTTGGGTTGAGTGCGGATCCAAGTTGACCACCACCAGCACCGTGTTGCCGGTGACGGCGTCGACCTTGGAATAAGCAATAATCTGGTCGTTGCCTACCTCGTGGAAGCGGATTTGCCGCAGTTGCTGCAGGGCGGGGTTTTCGCGGCGAATTGTGTTGAGCAAAGTGATGTAGGGTTCTAAGGATTCGCCGCGCTGCGCCGCGGCTGCAAAGTCGCGCGGGCGCAGCTCGTATTTCTCCGAGTCGAGGTATTCTTCGCTGCCCGGTTTGACCGGCTCGGACTCGTAGAGTTCGTAGCCGGAGTACACACCCCACAAGGGGCTTAAAGTTGCGGCCAAGGTGGCTCGGATGGCGAAGGCGGCGGGGCCACCGTTTTGCAAAGAGGCATGCAAAATGTCAGGGGTGTTGACAAAAAGGTTGGGGCGGGAGACGTCGGCGACGGTGACAAGCATCTGTGTAAAGTCGGTGAGCTCATCTTTGCTTGTTTTCCACGTGAAGTGGGTGTAGGACTGCGAAAAGCCTGCCTTGGCCAGCCCGTACATGCGCGGCGGGCGGGTGAAAGCCTCAGCGAGGAAGATCACCTCGGGATGGGTTGTATGGACCTTCGCAATGAGCCAGTGCCAGAAGTTGACGGGTTTGGTGTGTGGGTTGTCCACCCGGAAGGTGGTAATTCCCAGGTTCACCCAGTACATGAGGACGCGGTAGATCTCGTCGTACAAAGCCTCAGGCGCGTTGTCAAAGTTGATTGGGTAAATGTCTTGGTACTTCTTCGGCGGGTTTTCGGCGTAGGCGATGGTGCCGTCGGCTAAAACGGTGAAGAACTCGGGGTGCTCGTGTGCCCATGGGTGATCCGGTGCGGCCTGCAGGGCAAAATCGAGGGCGATTTCAAGGCCCAACTCCTTGGCGTGCTCCAGCATGCTGAGGAACTCTTTTTCGCCGCCGAGCTCAGGGTGGAAAGCGTCGTGGCCGCCATCTTCGGACCCCACTGCCCACGGCGAGCCTACATCGCCAACCTCGGGGGTCAACGTGTTGTTGCGCCCCTTGCGGTTAAGCGTGCCAATTGGGTGAATAGGCGGAAAATAGACAGTGTCGAAACCCATCTCGGCAACGCGGTCTAGGGCCTTGGCGGTGCTGTCCCAGGTGCCGTGGACGGGGGCGCCGTTGGCGTCGACCCCTCCGGTGGAGCGGGGGAAAAGCTCATACCAGGAGTTGACCAGTGCCTCCCGGCGCTCCACCAGAATGTCGCAGACGGGGCCCTGGGTTACTTGTTCGCGTAGCGGATAGGCCTCCAACACCTCGATGACCTCCTCGCTTAAGGCTGGGGTAATGCGCTCGGCGAGTCCACGCGAGTCATCGGCGAGGGCTGTAGCGGCCGCGTGGAGAAGTCCTCGCTCGGTGGCCGGGGTTTGCGCTGCCGCCGCCTCAAACAGCTCCACGCCGTGAGCGATGTCGTTGGCCAGCTCTGCGTCGGACTGGCCGGCGTTGAGCTTTTTGGTGATGGCGTTGCGCCACGTCGCCATGACGTCGCTCCAGGCGTCGACGCGGAATCTCCACAGGCCTTCGGTGTCCGGCACGAACACCGCGTGGACGTAGTCGGGGCGGTGGCGTTCTTGCTGCATATGCACCGAGAACTGCTCGCCGTCGGGCTGCATGATCACTAGGGTGGCGGCGACGGCATCGTGGCCTTCGCGCCAGACCAGCGCCGAGATGGGGACGACCTCTCCCACAACTGCCTTGGAGGGAAGGGTGCGCCCGGAGACCTGTGGGCGAACGTCGTCAATGCCAAATCGTCCAATCATCAGGGGAAGGTGTCCTTACCGGAAGCGGGGGCCATGTACTCCCTCTAATTTAGCCACTTGGGCACCGGCGCGCCGGGGTCCACCGCAGCAAGAAATTTTGCGCCAAGATAGAGGGCGTGAGTGCGAACGAGACCAAGACCCAGAAACCTTCGACTGACCCGGATCTTATGATCGATTTCCAGGGCGTCGAGTTTATCCGCGGCGGCAACACGCTGGTGGGTCCGGTCGACTGGCAGGTCGAGCTGGATGAGCGCTGGGTGGTCATTGGCCCCAATGGGGCGGGCAAGACGACCCTGATCCGGATGGCTGCTGCGCAGGAGTTTCCTTCCGCTGGGGTTGCTTTCGTGTTGGGCGAGCAGCTCGGGCGAACTGACATGCGTGATTTGCGGCTAGCCATTGGCGTGACCTCCTCGGCGCTTGCCCAGCGTGTACCGGGCAACGAGAAGGTGAAAGACCTCGTTGTTTCCGCCGGTTACGCCATCGTGGGTCGGTGGCGCGAGGAGTACGATGAGGTGGATTATGAGCAAGCCCTCGATGTGCTTGAGCAAGTCGGTGCGATGCACCTGATGGAGCGTACGTGGGGCACGCTTTCCGACGGCGAACGCAAACGCGTCTTGATAGCGCGGGCCATTATGACCAACCCGGAGTTGCTCATTATGGATGAGCCTGCCGCCGGTATGGACTTGGGCGGGCGTGAGGATTTGGTGGGCTACCTGGGCGATCTTGCGCTT
The Corynebacterium sp. BD556 genome window above contains:
- a CDS encoding ABC transporter ATP-binding protein — encoded protein: MIDFQGVEFIRGGNTLVGPVDWQVELDERWVVIGPNGAGKTTLIRMAAAQEFPSAGVAFVLGEQLGRTDMRDLRLAIGVTSSALAQRVPGNEKVKDLVVSAGYAIVGRWREEYDEVDYEQALDVLEQVGAMHLMERTWGTLSDGERKRVLIARAIMTNPELLIMDEPAAGMDLGGREDLVGYLGDLALDPDAPAIVMITHHLEEIPLGFTHAMLLDEGAVVAQGLIEDVLTSDNVSKAYHQPIEVTYSDGRFAARRARRGGSHRR
- a CDS encoding maltotransferase domain-containing protein codes for the protein MIGRFGIDDVRPQVSGRTLPSKAVVGEVVPISALVWREGHDAVAATLVIMQPDGEQFSVHMQQERHRPDYVHAVFVPDTEGLWRFRVDAWSDVMATWRNAITKKLNAGQSDAELANDIAHGVELFEAAAAQTPATERGLLHAAATALADDSRGLAERITPALSEEVIEVLEAYPLREQVTQGPVCDILVERREALVNSWYELFPRSTGGVDANGAPVHGTWDSTAKALDRVAEMGFDTVYFPPIHPIGTLNRKGRNNTLTPEVGDVGSPWAVGSEDGGHDAFHPELGGEKEFLSMLEHAKELGLEIALDFALQAAPDHPWAHEHPEFFTVLADGTIAYAENPPKKYQDIYPINFDNAPEALYDEIYRVLMYWVNLGITTFRVDNPHTKPVNFWHWLIAKVHTTHPEVIFLAEAFTRPPRMYGLAKAGFSQSYTHFTWKTSKDELTDFTQMLVTVADVSRPNLFVNTPDILHASLQNGGPAAFAIRATLAATLSPLWGVYSGYELYESEPVKPGSEEYLDSEKYELRPRDFAAAAQRGESLEPYITLLNTIRRENPALQQLRQIRFHEVGNDQIIAYSKVDAVTGNTVLVVVNLDPHSTQEGMVAVNAEAIGRHPGESLPVHDLITGATYVWTAGEDNYVRLWPQGHVAHIFRLPEASPQSREILAFRQIPDHDYRP